A window of Rhododendron vialii isolate Sample 1 chromosome 13a, ASM3025357v1 contains these coding sequences:
- the LOC131314884 gene encoding cytochrome b561 and DOMON domain-containing protein At3g07570-like, which translates to MKAFSIVIALFLISSLCPQYANSQTDSCSSNLAAVNGAQFPFDTSSLNCDAVWTVQDYILRYAQASSNVWSFVLSAPNIDCYVAMGFSPSGEMVGSSAIVGWVNSGVVSGVKQYYLGGQTSDQVLLNQGNLNIVENSTSMVSVSSTIYMGFQLNASTPLNQLIYSVGPSEVLPSSPLYLLTKHQNMIATTINYVTGQTQTVKAPYSNLKKNHGILNMLGWGILLPIGAIVARHCKEWDPIWFYSHVSIQSLGFILGVAGISCGFVLEHKLSTVNVSHHKGIGIFILVLGCLQMMAVLARPDKASKHRKYWNWYHHNAGRLLILFAVGNVFYGIHLGLAGRGWDVGYGIVLVGLFIIAVVLEIRMWMRK; encoded by the exons atgAAGGCATTTTCCATAGTCATTGCGTTGTTCCTCATCTCCAGTTTATGTCCACAGTACGCAAATTCACAAACAGATTCATGTAGCTCTAATCTCGCGGCCGTCAACGGCGCCCAATTCCCATTCGACACTTCTTCTCTCAACTGCGACGCCGTTTGGACTGTTCAAGATTACATCCTCAga TATGCACAAGCATCCTCAAACGTGTGGAGCTTCGTTCTCTCAGCTCCAAACATAGACTGTTACGTAGCCATGGGGTTTTCCCCCAGCGGCGAAATGGTGGGTTCGAGCGCGATCGTGGGTTGGGTCAACTCGGGCGTCGTCAGCGGCGTGAAACAGTACTACCTCGGCGGCCAAACGTCGGATCAGGTGCTGCTGAACCAAGGGAACCTTAATATAGTCGAGAATTCAACCTCTATGGTGTCCGTCAGCTCGACCATATACATGGGTTTCCAGCTGAACGCCTCCACGCCTTTGAACCAGCTGATTTATTCCGTCGGGCCCTCCGAAGTGCTCCCTTCTTCCCCGTTGTACCTGTTGACTAAGCACCAAAATATGATCGCCACTACCATTAATTATGTCACAG GTCAAACTCAAACGGTAAAAGCTCCATATTCAAATCTGAAAAAGAACCATGGGATCTTGAACATGCTGGGGTGGGGGATCCTACTGCCGATTGGCGCGATCGTCGCTCGTCACTGCAAGGAATGGGATCCAATCTGGTTTTACTCCCACGTCTCAATCCAATCACTTGGTTTTATCTTGGGGGTAGCAGGTATATCTTGTGGTTTTGTCTTGGAACACAAGCTCAGTACTGTCAATGTCAGCCACCACAAAGGCATTGGCATCTTCATTCTCGTACTAGGGTGCCTTCAG ATGATGGCAGTTTTGGCTAGGCCTGATAAGGCCTCAAAGCATAGGAAATACTGGAACTGGTACCATCACAATGCGGGAAGGCTGTTGATACTTTTTGCGGTGGGGAATGTTTTCTATGGAATTCATCTGGGCTTGGCTGGGAGGGGATGGGATGTTGGTTATGGTATTGTTCTTGTAGGGTTGTTTATCATTGCTGTTGTTTTGGAGATTAGGATGTGGATGAGGAAATAG